A genomic stretch from Bradyrhizobium sp. 195 includes:
- a CDS encoding cupin domain-containing protein has protein sequence MEVRKIAIADASFERSPGQDGEIFAANVIDQRHGGPVTIGFGRYAPNQSLDEKLTVDDVMLVLEGKLSVTSSGNTVTAGPGEIVYMPKGETVTIRSHEQGAVTAYVTYPHWKEARE, from the coding sequence ATGGAAGTTCGCAAAATCGCCATCGCCGACGCATCGTTCGAACGCTCGCCGGGACAGGATGGCGAGATCTTCGCCGCCAATGTCATCGACCAGCGCCACGGCGGCCCGGTCACGATCGGCTTCGGCCGCTACGCGCCGAACCAGAGCCTGGACGAAAAGCTCACCGTCGACGACGTCATGCTGGTCCTGGAAGGAAAGCTCTCGGTCACGAGTAGCGGCAACACCGTCACCGCAGGTCCCGGCGAGATCGTCTACATGCCGAAGGGCGAAACGGTCACCATCCGCTCGCACGAGCAAGGCGCGGTCACCGCTTACGTCACCTATCCGCATTGGAAGGAGGCGCGTGAGTGA
- a CDS encoding SRPBCC family protein has translation MQIDVARVLGLVTRSVKNFEKDGKPASAVTLTRLYDTSVEDLWDAVTSSERIPRWFLPVEGDLQLGGRYQLKGNAGGTITACTPPTHFAATWEFGGAISWIDVGLAAERSQARLTLEHTAIIEDHWNQFGPGAVGIGWDLALAGLERYVATGASVDHETAEAWMGSPEGKDFMTTSGESWRAAHVASGVDPDAAKQRSDRTIAFYRGEMPPDIAHPGTGS, from the coding sequence ATGCAGATCGATGTCGCCAGGGTCCTGGGGCTTGTGACGCGCTCGGTGAAGAACTTCGAGAAAGACGGGAAACCTGCGAGCGCAGTGACATTGACGCGGCTCTACGACACCAGCGTCGAGGATCTCTGGGACGCCGTGACCAGCAGCGAGCGCATTCCGCGCTGGTTCTTGCCGGTCGAGGGAGACCTCCAGCTTGGCGGGAGGTACCAGCTCAAGGGCAATGCGGGCGGCACCATCACGGCGTGCACGCCGCCGACGCATTTTGCGGCAACATGGGAATTCGGCGGCGCGATCAGCTGGATCGACGTCGGGCTGGCAGCAGAACGCAGCCAGGCGCGTTTGACGCTTGAGCACACCGCGATCATCGAGGATCATTGGAATCAGTTCGGCCCGGGTGCGGTGGGGATCGGTTGGGACCTCGCTCTTGCGGGACTGGAGCGATATGTTGCGACGGGAGCATCGGTCGACCACGAGACGGCCGAGGCTTGGATGGGCTCGCCGGAGGGCAAGGACTTCATGACGACCAGCGGCGAGTCTTGGCGGGCGGCGCACGTCGCGAGCGGGGTCGATCCTGATGCGGCCAAGCAGCGCTCGGACCGCACCATCGCATTCTATCGCGGCGAGATGCCGCCCGACATCGCTCATCCCGGCACAGGAAGCTGA
- a CDS encoding ArsR/SmtB family transcription factor, producing the protein MHVFEVLADPVRRRILELLGQNEMASGEVVEVIGAEFGITQAAVSQHLKVLRESGFANVRAEAQRRLYSVDVAGLRAVDSWIGQFRNFWEPKLDALATEIARGKRERRNAPITKRSGKRA; encoded by the coding sequence ATGCACGTCTTCGAGGTCCTCGCCGATCCCGTGCGCCGCCGCATCCTCGAACTGCTCGGCCAAAACGAAATGGCGTCCGGCGAGGTGGTCGAGGTGATCGGGGCCGAGTTCGGGATCACCCAGGCGGCGGTCTCGCAGCACCTCAAGGTGTTGCGAGAGAGCGGCTTTGCCAACGTTCGGGCGGAGGCGCAAAGGCGCCTTTATTCGGTCGACGTTGCCGGGCTTCGCGCGGTGGATTCGTGGATCGGGCAGTTCCGGAATTTCTGGGAGCCCAAGCTGGACGCGCTGGCAACCGAGATCGCGCGCGGCAAGCGCGAGCGTCGCAACGCCCCCATCACCAAGCGGAGCGGGAAGAGGGCTTGA
- a CDS encoding LysR family transcriptional regulator, with protein MDIEDIRTFVEIADAGGISAAALRLGVAKSIVSRRLLRLEAELGVQLLARTTRGAALTEAGVTFRDHAARVCAEIDAAREAVLPAGELRGRLRVAVPFTFGPTHFAPILAEMARRHPHLQIHTCYSDRFVDLIAEGYDCAIRLGYLPDSNLIARRVGPIHGKLVASPDYIKAHGSPESPEELVSHEALMQGTEVWQLMDGDKLLTVRPQGRFKADNGTALVFAATAGLGIAYLPDSLTHEYVASGALVPVMTRYPPSPAGAYVVRPPGQHPARKIRVLTELLIEYCEPALHPA; from the coding sequence TTGGATATCGAAGACATCAGGACGTTCGTCGAAATCGCCGACGCCGGGGGAATTTCGGCCGCCGCGCTCCGGCTGGGCGTCGCCAAATCGATCGTCAGTCGTCGGCTTCTCCGGCTTGAAGCGGAACTTGGCGTCCAACTTCTTGCGAGAACGACCCGCGGGGCTGCGCTCACGGAGGCCGGCGTCACGTTTCGAGACCATGCAGCCAGAGTCTGCGCCGAGATCGATGCCGCGAGGGAGGCAGTTCTACCCGCCGGAGAGTTGCGCGGACGCTTGCGAGTTGCGGTGCCATTTACTTTCGGCCCGACCCACTTCGCTCCCATCCTTGCGGAAATGGCGCGGCGTCATCCCCATCTTCAGATCCACACCTGTTACAGCGATCGCTTCGTTGATCTGATCGCTGAAGGATATGATTGCGCGATACGGCTTGGCTATCTTCCGGACTCCAATCTGATCGCAAGACGCGTTGGACCCATACATGGGAAGCTTGTCGCGAGCCCGGACTACATCAAGGCCCATGGGTCGCCCGAATCGCCGGAGGAACTCGTTTCCCATGAGGCCCTCATGCAGGGCACCGAAGTGTGGCAACTCATGGATGGCGACAAGCTCCTCACGGTGCGCCCGCAGGGTCGCTTCAAGGCCGACAACGGCACAGCCCTCGTTTTCGCTGCAACGGCAGGACTCGGGATCGCCTATCTTCCCGACAGCCTCACCCATGAATACGTAGCCTCCGGCGCGCTGGTGCCGGTCATGACACGATATCCCCCGTCTCCGGCGGGTGCCTATGTGGTCCGCCCGCCGGGCCAGCATCCCGCACGGAAGATACGGGTCCTCACCGAATTGCTGATTGAGTATTGCGAGCCGGCTCTGCATCCCGCGTAA
- a CDS encoding hydrolase — protein sequence MTFRNGLASLLRPEDSALVLIDHQPYQLANVNSHEPQMVINNTTGLAKAAKAFGVPTILTTVVAERGGLLFPQITDVFPGQEVFDRTFINTWEDRKVVNAVKATGRKQLVIAGLWTEICVAMPAIQALGEGWDVTVITDASGAVSVEAHEVAIQRMIAAGANMMTWLALAAEWQRDWARTDQAAALTEVITQHAGGSGIAYLWEQQLLNTPVPGKAR from the coding sequence ATGACTTTTCGTAACGGCCTTGCTTCGCTTCTTCGTCCCGAAGACTCGGCGCTCGTTCTGATCGACCACCAGCCGTACCAGCTCGCGAACGTGAACAGCCACGAACCTCAGATGGTGATCAACAATACAACCGGTCTGGCCAAGGCCGCCAAGGCCTTCGGCGTCCCCACGATCCTGACCACCGTGGTCGCTGAGCGGGGTGGTCTCCTTTTCCCTCAGATCACGGACGTTTTCCCCGGCCAGGAAGTGTTTGACCGGACGTTCATCAACACCTGGGAGGATCGAAAGGTGGTGAACGCAGTCAAGGCAACGGGCCGCAAGCAGCTCGTCATTGCTGGCCTGTGGACCGAAATTTGCGTTGCGATGCCGGCGATTCAGGCTCTCGGCGAAGGCTGGGATGTAACTGTGATCACCGACGCCTCTGGCGCCGTTTCGGTGGAGGCCCACGAGGTCGCGATTCAGCGCATGATCGCGGCGGGCGCGAATATGATGACCTGGCTGGCGCTGGCGGCCGAATGGCAGCGCGACTGGGCTCGGACCGATCAAGCTGCCGCGCTGACGGAGGTGATCACCCAGCATGCCGGCGGGAGCGGCATCGCGTATCTGTGGGAGCAGCAGCTGCTCAACACGCCTGTCCCCGGCAAGGCCCGATGA
- a CDS encoding peptide deformylase yields the protein MTIRPIVRYPDRRLALPARPVTAFDDDLRELAVDLLETMRAAPGIGITAPHIGVPLRVVVLELDAKEGPLTYVNPVIEWASPEMIMHREGSVSMPGVNDEVQRHARVRISYHDLDGNTRTEESDALRAVCHQHEIDQLDGMFWIQRLSRLKRERLVKKYEKMSRP from the coding sequence ATGACCATTCGCCCCATCGTCCGATACCCCGACCGCCGGCTCGCGTTGCCGGCCCGCCCCGTCACCGCGTTCGACGACGACTTGCGCGAGCTTGCGGTGGACCTGCTGGAGACGATGCGCGCCGCGCCCGGGATCGGCATCACCGCGCCGCATATCGGCGTCCCCTTGCGCGTCGTCGTGCTCGAGCTCGACGCCAAGGAGGGCCCCCTCACCTACGTCAACCCGGTCATTGAATGGGCCTCACCCGAGATGATCATGCACCGCGAAGGCAGCGTCTCGATGCCCGGGGTCAACGACGAGGTGCAGCGCCACGCGCGCGTGCGCATCAGCTATCACGATCTAGACGGCAACACGCGCACCGAGGAGTCGGACGCCTTGCGCGCCGTGTGTCACCAGCACGAGATCGACCAGCTCGACGGCATGTTCTGGATCCAGCGGCTGTCACGGCTCAAGCGCGAGCGGCTGGTGAAGAAGTACGAGAAGATGTCGCGACCTTAA
- a CDS encoding TetR/AcrR family transcriptional regulator, which translates to MSNVSSTADDILACARSLIIAGGYNGFSYADIADVVGIRKPSIHHHFASKVDLVRTLVSRYREEAQAGLAALERNIPDPRDQLENYVAYWEACITDATAPFCVCALLASELPILPEEVALEVRAHFRFLASWLTSVLERGKRKGRLHLSSTAKVEAEGFMATVHGAMLSARAYGDPRTFGTITRPLLDRLSTRH; encoded by the coding sequence ATGAGCAACGTTTCCTCGACCGCCGACGACATCCTGGCCTGCGCACGCTCGCTGATCATTGCCGGCGGCTATAACGGGTTTAGTTATGCCGACATCGCCGACGTGGTCGGCATTCGCAAGCCGAGCATCCACCATCATTTCGCCAGCAAGGTCGACCTGGTCCGCACCCTGGTGTCGCGCTATCGCGAGGAGGCGCAGGCGGGACTGGCGGCACTCGAGCGCAACATCCCGGATCCGCGCGACCAGCTCGAAAACTATGTCGCCTATTGGGAGGCATGCATCACGGACGCGACCGCACCCTTCTGCGTCTGCGCGCTGCTTGCCAGCGAGCTTCCGATCCTCCCCGAAGAGGTGGCGCTGGAGGTCCGCGCGCATTTCCGTTTCCTGGCGTCGTGGCTGACATCGGTGCTGGAGCGCGGCAAGCGGAAGGGACGGCTGCATCTTTCCAGCACTGCTAAGGTCGAGGCCGAAGGATTCATGGCGACCGTTCACGGCGCGATGCTGTCGGCGCGCGCCTATGGCGATCCCAGGACGTTCGGGACCATCACCCGGCCGCTGCTCGATCGGCTCTCCACCAGACACTGA
- a CDS encoding DUF308 domain-containing protein, which translates to MRNREITSDIADHAQWLKQYYFLRAAFSVAWVIAAFGIAPSAVVAATLLVAYPAWDAAANYHDALCSGGLNQNRTQGLNVLVSLATTIAVVLALQVSMNWVLGIFGAWAILSGLLQLGTAVRRWKLFGAQWAMVLSGGQSALAGGFFIFQATMPAAPSIANVAGYAAVGALYFLVSAVWLTVSTWRRSAAGEP; encoded by the coding sequence ATGAGAAATCGTGAGATCACTTCGGACATCGCCGATCATGCGCAATGGCTGAAGCAGTATTATTTCCTGCGGGCCGCGTTTTCCGTCGCCTGGGTCATTGCGGCCTTTGGGATCGCGCCGTCGGCGGTCGTCGCTGCAACACTGCTGGTCGCGTATCCGGCATGGGACGCCGCGGCCAATTATCACGACGCGCTCTGCAGCGGCGGATTGAACCAGAATCGCACGCAGGGCCTGAACGTGCTGGTCAGCCTTGCGACCACCATCGCGGTCGTGCTGGCCTTGCAGGTGAGCATGAACTGGGTGCTCGGAATCTTCGGGGCGTGGGCAATCCTGTCCGGGTTGCTCCAGCTCGGCACGGCGGTGCGGCGCTGGAAGCTTTTCGGTGCACAATGGGCCATGGTGCTCAGCGGCGGCCAGTCGGCACTGGCAGGTGGCTTCTTCATCTTCCAGGCCACCATGCCTGCGGCTCCGTCGATCGCGAACGTCGCGGGCTATGCTGCGGTCGGCGCGCTCTATTTCCTGGTCTCGGCGGTCTGGCTCACGGTCAGCACGTGGCGCCGCAGCGCAGCCGGCGAGCCTTGA